One part of the Acidobacteriota bacterium genome encodes these proteins:
- a CDS encoding 2OG-Fe(II) oxygenase, translating to MIDGTLDKFEQLTEQMREQYSRAEPYPHCCIDDLFPPDLLRGVIEEVRQAQSNAGWSDFEHKDRAKKKRIISVEELSRGAQNTADLLSICTSSRFIRGLETLTGIKGLLLDPHYYNSGFHQMERGGFLKIHRDFFRHIDLDLFRRVNIILYLNEDWKEEYGGYLELCDTNLENSVYYYPFINRMVVSTVTADALHGNPEPLNCPPDRSRLSFALWYFTALIPEEELMKYELTSNDGWYDKDNLSMRPSKPLSQMILPPVVKDFLFSPSAVAVKFTPPFVIHGLTVARRWMRRRHLRKNQDSVGQEG from the coding sequence TTGATCGACGGCACTCTCGACAAGTTCGAGCAACTGACCGAGCAAATGCGCGAGCAGTACTCAAGGGCCGAGCCCTATCCCCATTGCTGCATCGACGACCTTTTCCCCCCCGACCTCTTGAGAGGGGTAATCGAAGAAGTTCGTCAGGCTCAGTCTAACGCCGGATGGAGCGACTTCGAGCACAAGGACCGCGCCAAGAAAAAGCGCATTATCTCCGTGGAAGAGCTCAGCCGCGGCGCTCAGAATACTGCTGACTTACTGTCCATCTGCACCTCCTCGCGCTTCATACGGGGGCTGGAGACGTTAACCGGGATCAAGGGCCTGCTGCTCGACCCCCATTACTACAACTCCGGATTTCACCAGATGGAGAGGGGCGGATTTCTCAAGATCCACCGGGATTTTTTCCGCCACATAGACCTCGATCTGTTCCGCAGGGTCAACATCATTCTCTACCTCAACGAGGACTGGAAGGAGGAGTACGGCGGTTATCTGGAGCTGTGCGACACCAACCTCGAGAACAGCGTCTATTACTATCCCTTCATCAACCGCATGGTGGTTTCGACCGTGACGGCCGACGCCCTGCACGGCAACCCCGAACCGCTCAACTGCCCGCCCGACCGTTCCAGGCTGTCCTTCGCGCTCTGGTACTTCACCGCCTTGATCCCGGAGGAGGAGTTGATGAAGTACGAGCTGACGTCCAACGACGGCTGGTACGACAAAGACAACCTTTCCATGCGGCCCAGCAAGCCGCTCTCGCAGATGATCCTTCCTCCCGTGGTCAAGGACTTCCTTTTCAGTCCCTCGGCGGTGGCGGTCAAATTCACTCCTCCCTTCGTCATCCACGGCCTCACCGTGGCCAGGCGGTGGATGCGGCGGAGGCATCTGCGGAAAAACCAAGATTCTGTAGGACAGGAAGGCTGA
- a CDS encoding amino acid adenylation domain-containing protein, with protein sequence MSTNPVSPSQALALSSTEKRLWTLRRKFGLQLCGFFACHIGEELDAVRLEEAAREVVARHDILSCRPVESLEGASPAACAFAFQERRAVEPAEDFQDCVSRLLAELQDEAEGGQPEGIRLILEEIEADRFLLAGRIPSLQADAISVLHFLRQLQAAYRSGPAAQEDRLVAQYRDVAAWLNESAQDGLAASAEAFWRRHLAPVPWELELPVDRSAAPESPVFRPAALDWVLPPSVARKAMSSSGEEWLSRQLGAAGCAWLSLMGSRQQVYLGVALSGRPYQELEEAIGPYEKCVPLTARVEAATTFRRLAEELGRDLGELSDWQEWFDLALGDGDDSPASQLPGFPLCLQVRWQPRSSKSGHWRPELLLTASDRYDVKLACSIGDGGVHSQIHYNAALYSRASMRRLGQQINALLALMEDEPQARVLEASALSPSERVDLDALSQGPESPFSGCFHELFERQAGRTPDTVAAADGQRSLSYRCLNQLANRLARQLEQAADVGPEATVALHLGTSIEAQVAILAVLKTGSAFVPLDPQWPAKRTQAVLEESRAVVVLTSEADDLDAGATPRIRIDLERLAEEGSSANPTTRLQPGHLAYVLYTSGTSGRPKGAMITQAGLSNYLSWSASYYGLGPGRKALVHSPLTFDFTLTCLLAPLAAGGTVYPCFSDTPVESLADQLTLLGGASLIKLTPTTVGPLRRLLQVRQAPCRVDCMILGGEALIGNRDLWTLARSLRADVVNEYGPTECVVGSSVYRVGHRQAVQGPLPIGRPLANTRLRLLRPGGEAAETWREAEIFIGGRGLARGYLANPALTAQSFLPDAALGGSRGGRLYRSGDVGRWLGSGQMLYLGRRDSQVKIRGYRIELAEIDLALRSHPDVADCVVTLVERQESHPALAAFVVARQGRRVEPEVVRRSLSSTLPQYMIPGAIHPVRTLPVTRHGKVDLPALQDAVAEAAEAEKPTAAPSSESEKILHGLWQQVLGREQIGIDDNFFQLGGDSILSIQVLARANQQGLRLRPKDMQDHPTIRQLARIASQDADVAAQQPPSREMSGEVPLSPLQRRFFEWDLPEAHHYNQSLLLSLDGRWTQQHFSQALRAVIEHHDALRLYFQKGEDGYRQHCAAAAQAQVLTWVDASSTPDPQRQHLVASKAEEAQRSFDLSRPPLLRVIVFEQGRQDPLLVYLVAHHLVIDHLSWSILLDDLQAALQQARSGESVQLPAKTGSYRSMTEYLEKRAQGDLAQEKEYWLSERWRRAVPLILDHPQGRELNTVENEEHISLTLNRRRSELLRGANAAYGTRTLDLLLTAYAMAYARWSGSQTLALELESHGRHPLPAGPDVSRTVGWFTSLYPILLSLTRPADVERSIKEVKEQLRQVPGNGLGYGLLRYLSPDEDVRRRCAGMEPPDSVFNYLGEVDRAVGPESPFQWLRSSPAANRSPRNPRQHLLEVGIFHSQGRLNVNITYAGKAHRRASVESLAESIVEHLEKIAGHCTGLEAPAFTPSDFPLAGLKQHQIDAILAEHPGVRDIYPLSHTQTGMLFHSLAASQSSPYLVQFCVRLRGKLDREAFGQSWKRVMARHSALRTSFLWEDLSRPLQVVHADPPLPMEELDWRGSVDVQQRLQDLLREQRLQGLDLSRAPLHRLTLVRSAPDTFFFLWTHHHILVDGWSTSNVLREVLAGYRVLSRGEPLARQPARPYREYIEWLLSKSPQEGRSFWQEALEGLSGPTELALPSPPGGDELQAHREAMLELKSEDVEDLLHMASQRRVTPNAVVQAAWALVLGRYAGSDDVTFGITVSGRPPELAEVEERVGLFINTLPMRVRINPATPSADYLAQVSSLLQGVLEHDFLPLVEIQQLANLPEKERLFETILVFENYPMSFDVEALEDELRIDAPRSVEQTNYPLTIVVGAQGRQLSIKAVYHPSRFDSTAVGQILKHLEETLLWMTRSQTDPIGRCAASWSH encoded by the coding sequence ATGAGCACCAATCCCGTATCCCCCAGCCAGGCCCTGGCCCTCTCGTCCACCGAGAAGCGGCTTTGGACGCTGCGCCGAAAATTCGGTTTGCAGCTCTGCGGCTTCTTCGCCTGCCATATCGGCGAGGAATTAGATGCGGTGCGGCTTGAAGAGGCGGCGCGGGAGGTGGTGGCGCGTCACGACATCCTCAGTTGCCGGCCCGTGGAGAGCCTAGAAGGCGCTTCCCCGGCCGCTTGCGCCTTTGCGTTCCAAGAGCGACGCGCTGTGGAACCCGCGGAGGACTTCCAGGACTGTGTCTCCCGGCTGCTGGCCGAGCTGCAAGACGAGGCGGAAGGCGGCCAACCCGAAGGCATCAGGCTGATCCTCGAAGAGATCGAGGCTGACCGTTTTCTTCTGGCCGGACGGATTCCCTCCTTGCAGGCGGACGCCATCAGCGTCCTGCACTTCCTCCGTCAGCTTCAAGCCGCCTACCGTTCGGGACCGGCGGCGCAAGAGGACCGGCTGGTGGCCCAGTATCGCGACGTGGCCGCCTGGCTCAACGAATCGGCACAAGACGGACTCGCCGCTTCGGCTGAGGCTTTCTGGCGCCGGCACCTGGCGCCGGTGCCCTGGGAGCTGGAGCTGCCCGTCGACAGGTCAGCCGCCCCTGAAAGCCCCGTCTTCCGGCCCGCGGCGCTGGACTGGGTTCTGCCCCCCTCAGTGGCCCGCAAGGCCATGAGTTCCTCGGGAGAGGAGTGGTTGAGCCGGCAACTCGGGGCCGCCGGATGCGCCTGGCTGTCGCTTATGGGTTCCCGCCAACAGGTCTACCTGGGAGTCGCTCTCAGCGGACGCCCCTACCAGGAACTGGAAGAAGCCATCGGACCCTACGAAAAGTGCGTCCCCCTGACGGCCCGTGTGGAAGCGGCGACCACCTTCCGCCGTCTCGCAGAAGAACTGGGACGCGACCTGGGCGAACTGTCGGATTGGCAGGAATGGTTCGACCTGGCGCTGGGAGACGGGGATGACAGCCCGGCCTCGCAACTGCCCGGTTTTCCTCTCTGCCTGCAGGTCCGCTGGCAGCCGCGGTCGTCGAAAAGCGGCCATTGGCGGCCAGAGCTTTTGCTGACAGCGTCGGACCGTTACGACGTCAAGCTGGCGTGTTCGATCGGGGACGGAGGCGTCCATTCTCAAATCCACTACAACGCGGCGCTCTACTCGCGTGCCTCCATGCGGCGCCTGGGCCAGCAGATCAATGCCCTGCTGGCCTTGATGGAAGACGAGCCCCAAGCGAGGGTCTTGGAGGCAAGCGCTCTGTCCCCGTCGGAGCGGGTAGACCTGGACGCCCTCTCGCAAGGCCCCGAAAGCCCCTTCAGCGGCTGTTTCCATGAACTTTTCGAGAGGCAGGCAGGACGGACCCCCGACACCGTCGCGGCGGCCGACGGCCAGCGTTCATTGAGCTACCGCTGTCTCAATCAACTGGCCAACCGCCTGGCCCGCCAGCTCGAGCAGGCGGCTGATGTGGGACCGGAGGCCACGGTGGCCCTGCATCTGGGGACCTCGATCGAGGCCCAAGTCGCTATCCTGGCCGTCCTCAAGACCGGTTCGGCCTTCGTTCCTCTCGACCCGCAATGGCCCGCCAAGCGGACGCAAGCCGTGCTTGAGGAAAGCCGTGCGGTCGTAGTCCTGACCAGTGAAGCGGATGACCTGGACGCGGGGGCGACGCCTCGCATCCGCATCGATCTGGAGCGCCTGGCCGAAGAGGGCTCATCGGCTAACCCCACGACCCGCCTTCAACCCGGCCACCTGGCCTACGTCCTCTACACTTCGGGAACCTCGGGACGCCCCAAGGGAGCCATGATCACCCAGGCAGGCCTCTCCAACTACCTGTCCTGGAGCGCCTCTTACTATGGCTTGGGCCCGGGACGAAAAGCGCTGGTGCATTCACCGCTCACCTTCGATTTCACCCTTACCTGTCTGCTGGCCCCTTTGGCGGCGGGAGGAACGGTTTACCCCTGCTTCAGCGACACGCCCGTCGAGTCGCTGGCCGACCAGTTAACGCTTCTAGGAGGGGCCAGCCTCATCAAGCTGACGCCCACCACCGTCGGTCCCTTGCGGCGCCTCTTGCAGGTCCGCCAGGCGCCTTGCCGGGTGGACTGCATGATTCTGGGAGGCGAGGCCCTGATCGGGAACCGCGACCTGTGGACCCTGGCCCGATCCCTGCGGGCCGACGTCGTCAACGAATACGGCCCCACCGAGTGCGTGGTGGGTTCCAGCGTTTACCGGGTGGGCCACCGACAAGCCGTCCAAGGCCCGCTACCCATCGGACGTCCGCTTGCCAATACGCGCCTGCGCCTGCTCAGGCCCGGGGGAGAGGCAGCCGAAACCTGGAGAGAAGCGGAGATTTTCATCGGCGGACGCGGCTTGGCCCGCGGCTATTTGGCCAACCCTGCCCTGACCGCACAGTCCTTTCTGCCCGATGCGGCCTTGGGCGGCAGCCGAGGCGGGCGCCTCTACCGCAGCGGGGACGTGGGACGCTGGCTGGGCAGCGGCCAGATGCTATACCTGGGCCGCCGCGACTCCCAGGTCAAGATCAGGGGCTACCGCATCGAACTGGCTGAGATCGACTTGGCGCTCCGCTCCCACCCCGACGTTGCAGACTGCGTCGTGACGCTGGTGGAACGCCAGGAGTCCCATCCCGCTCTGGCGGCCTTTGTGGTGGCCCGCCAAGGCCGGCGGGTGGAGCCCGAAGTCGTGCGCCGCAGCCTCTCCTCGACGTTGCCCCAATACATGATCCCCGGCGCCATCCATCCCGTGAGGACGCTGCCGGTCACCCGGCACGGCAAGGTCGACTTGCCAGCCTTGCAAGATGCCGTCGCCGAGGCGGCCGAGGCCGAGAAGCCGACGGCGGCTCCCAGCTCCGAGTCGGAAAAGATCCTGCATGGCCTGTGGCAGCAAGTGCTGGGACGCGAGCAGATCGGCATCGACGACAACTTCTTCCAGTTGGGGGGCGATTCCATTCTCAGCATTCAAGTGCTGGCCCGCGCCAACCAGCAGGGATTGCGCCTGCGTCCCAAGGACATGCAGGATCATCCCACCATCCGCCAACTGGCCCGCATCGCCTCTCAGGACGCCGATGTTGCGGCTCAGCAGCCGCCATCTCGGGAGATGTCCGGAGAAGTGCCCCTCTCCCCCCTGCAGCGCCGCTTCTTCGAATGGGACTTGCCCGAGGCTCACCACTACAATCAGTCGTTGCTGCTCTCCCTGGACGGGCGTTGGACGCAGCAGCACTTCAGTCAGGCCCTGAGAGCCGTCATCGAGCATCATGACGCCCTGCGGCTCTACTTCCAAAAGGGGGAGGACGGCTACCGGCAACACTGCGCCGCCGCGGCTCAGGCCCAGGTGCTGACCTGGGTGGACGCCAGCTCCACGCCCGATCCGCAGCGTCAGCACCTGGTGGCCAGCAAAGCCGAAGAGGCCCAGCGCTCCTTCGATCTGAGCCGGCCTCCCCTGCTGAGAGTGATCGTCTTCGAGCAGGGACGGCAAGATCCGCTGCTCGTCTATCTCGTGGCCCATCACCTGGTCATCGATCACCTCTCCTGGAGCATCCTGCTGGACGATCTGCAGGCGGCTTTGCAACAGGCCCGTTCAGGGGAATCAGTCCAACTGCCCGCCAAGACCGGGTCCTACCGCTCGATGACGGAGTACCTGGAGAAGCGCGCCCAAGGCGACCTGGCCCAGGAGAAGGAATATTGGCTGTCGGAGCGCTGGCGCCGGGCGGTTCCGCTGATCCTCGACCATCCCCAGGGCAGGGAATTGAACACCGTCGAGAACGAAGAGCACATCTCGCTCACCTTAAACCGCCGCCGCAGCGAACTGCTGCGCGGCGCCAATGCGGCTTACGGCACCCGCACTCTGGACCTGCTTTTGACCGCCTATGCCATGGCCTACGCCCGCTGGAGCGGATCTCAAACGCTGGCGCTGGAGCTGGAGAGTCACGGCCGCCATCCTCTCCCGGCAGGGCCCGATGTTTCGCGCACCGTGGGGTGGTTTACCTCGCTCTACCCGATCCTGCTTTCTCTCACCCGTCCGGCCGACGTGGAACGCTCCATCAAGGAGGTCAAAGAGCAGCTCAGACAGGTCCCCGGCAACGGACTGGGCTACGGTTTGCTGCGCTACCTGTCGCCCGACGAGGACGTGCGCCGCCGCTGCGCCGGAATGGAGCCGCCCGACTCCGTCTTCAATTACCTGGGAGAAGTCGACCGGGCGGTGGGACCCGAGTCGCCTTTTCAATGGCTGCGCTCCTCGCCCGCCGCCAACCGTTCGCCCCGCAATCCGCGCCAGCACCTGCTTGAAGTCGGGATCTTTCACAGCCAGGGACGCCTGAATGTCAACATCACCTACGCCGGCAAGGCTCACCGCCGCGCCTCGGTGGAGAGTCTGGCCGAGTCGATCGTCGAGCATCTTGAGAAAATCGCCGGGCACTGCACTGGCCTGGAAGCGCCGGCTTTCACTCCCTCCGACTTTCCGCTGGCCGGCCTGAAGCAGCACCAGATCGACGCCATCCTGGCCGAGCATCCCGGCGTGCGGGACATCTATCCGCTTTCCCACACCCAGACGGGAATGCTCTTCCACTCGCTTGCGGCGTCGCAGTCGAGTCCCTACCTGGTGCAGTTCTGCGTCAGGCTGAGAGGCAAGCTCGACCGGGAGGCCTTCGGCCAGAGCTGGAAGCGGGTGATGGCGCGTCATAGCGCCTTGCGCACCTCCTTCCTGTGGGAGGACCTTTCCCGGCCCCTTCAGGTCGTCCACGCCGATCCGCCCCTGCCAATGGAAGAGCTGGACTGGCGCGGCTCGGTAGACGTGCAGCAGCGGCTCCAGGACCTGCTGCGGGAGCAGCGCCTTCAGGGACTCGATTTGAGCCGGGCTCCGCTGCACCGCTTGACGCTGGTCCGCAGCGCGCCAGATACATTCTTCTTCCTCTGGACCCACCACCACATCCTGGTCGACGGATGGTCGACCAGCAATGTGCTCAGGGAGGTTCTGGCCGGCTACCGGGTCTTGTCCCGGGGAGAGCCGTTGGCCCGGCAGCCGGCCCGGCCTTACCGCGAGTACATCGAATGGCTGCTGTCCAAGTCGCCTCAAGAAGGGCGGAGTTTCTGGCAGGAGGCTCTGGAGGGCCTTTCCGGTCCCACCGAGCTGGCCTTGCCGAGTCCGCCCGGCGGGGATGAACTCCAGGCCCACCGCGAAGCCATGCTGGAGCTGAAGTCTGAAGACGTCGAAGATCTGCTGCACATGGCATCGCAGCGGCGGGTGACGCCCAACGCCGTGGTCCAGGCGGCCTGGGCTTTGGTTCTGGGACGCTACGCGGGCTCTGACGATGTCACCTTCGGAATCACCGTCTCGGGACGTCCCCCCGAACTGGCCGAGGTCGAAGAGCGGGTGGGACTCTTCATCAATACGCTGCCCATGCGGGTGCGGATCAATCCCGCCACCCCGTCGGCCGACTACCTGGCTCAGGTCAGCAGCCTCCTGCAGGGCGTGCTGGAGCACGACTTCCTGCCCCTTGTGGAAATCCAGCAATTGGCCAATCTGCCCGAGAAGGAGAGGCTGTTCGAAACGATCCTTGTGTTTGAAAACTATCCCATGAGCTTCGATGTCGAGGCGCTGGAGGACGAACTGCGAATCGACGCCCCCAGGTCGGTCGAGCAGACCAACTATCCTCTCACCATCGTAGTGGGCGCCCAGGGCAGGCAACTGAGCATCAAGGCTGTCTACCATCCCTCCCGTTTCGATTCCACCGCCGTTGGACAGATCCTCAAACACCTTGAAGAGACCCTTCTTTGGATGACGCGCTCGCAGACGGATCCCATCGGACGCTGCGCCGCGTCCTGGTCGCACTAA